Proteins found in one Candidatus Binataceae bacterium genomic segment:
- a CDS encoding CocE/NonD family hydrolase, translated as MPEPSFEIEVRTRHGMLVRADVFLPSPGASGRYPVLLAASPYQKELRRLPACWTFPYVETGPIELYLSRGYAYVWMDVPGSGASEGDWDPVSRREGEAIHDAIEYVARQPWCTGKIGMIGQSYFCWSQWNAARTRPPHLSTIAPFDGATDMYRDWMYHGGLPAHGFLGAWVLASVMLAHQATGHDIYGANRHRFIADIYAHPFDDEWQRRRSPFWELDQVDIPVFSIGVWGKRALHLRGNVMGFERVRGPKQLLITHPNSWAGAQQLFASRDFHERELLPWYDHHLKGVANGVMERPAVRFFVNGEGEYRAAQSWPPPDVTPTSFYLSGRNSGAVRSLNDGSLIETTPAANGESTTWSYPDPRWVLGTTTFDSTGEMDHTAALLTYTSAPFACDREFTGHGVLVLHASSDQPDFDVIVRLSTLSAAPGGRPHVRIESQGWLRASRRIEDPALSTPMRPFFSHQRAEPVTPGQVYELRIELLPMSFLVRAGERLRLDISNNDSQVLDAPSTHWYGLKVGRDTYHHDATYPSRLILPERHRQARTS; from the coding sequence ATGCCAGAGCCATCGTTTGAAATCGAGGTCCGCACCCGCCACGGCATGCTGGTTCGGGCGGACGTGTTTCTTCCGTCGCCTGGCGCGAGTGGCCGCTATCCGGTGCTGCTAGCCGCGTCGCCTTATCAAAAGGAGCTGCGCCGCTTACCCGCCTGCTGGACCTTCCCCTACGTCGAGACCGGTCCGATCGAACTCTACCTGTCGCGCGGCTACGCCTACGTCTGGATGGATGTACCGGGCAGCGGAGCGTCAGAGGGCGACTGGGACCCGGTGTCGCGCCGCGAGGGCGAAGCGATTCACGATGCGATCGAGTATGTCGCGCGCCAGCCCTGGTGCACCGGCAAAATCGGTATGATCGGGCAGTCCTATTTTTGTTGGAGCCAATGGAATGCGGCGCGTACCCGCCCTCCCCACCTAAGCACCATCGCTCCCTTTGACGGCGCCACCGACATGTATCGCGACTGGATGTATCACGGCGGTTTGCCGGCCCACGGCTTTTTGGGCGCCTGGGTGCTGGCCAGCGTGATGCTGGCGCATCAGGCCACCGGCCACGACATTTACGGCGCCAATCGCCATCGCTTCATTGCAGACATTTATGCCCATCCCTTCGATGACGAATGGCAGCGTCGGCGTTCACCCTTCTGGGAGCTGGACCAGGTGGATATTCCGGTCTTCTCGATCGGTGTGTGGGGCAAACGCGCTCTCCATCTGCGTGGCAACGTCATGGGTTTCGAACGGGTACGCGGTCCCAAGCAATTGCTCATTACCCATCCCAACTCCTGGGCCGGCGCTCAGCAGTTGTTTGCCAGCCGCGACTTTCACGAACGCGAATTGTTGCCCTGGTACGACCATCATCTCAAGGGTGTAGCCAATGGAGTGATGGAGCGGCCAGCGGTGCGTTTCTTTGTCAACGGCGAAGGCGAATATCGCGCCGCTCAGAGCTGGCCGCCACCCGACGTCACGCCCACTTCGTTCTACCTGTCGGGGCGCAACAGCGGCGCGGTGCGCTCGCTCAACGACGGTTCCCTGATCGAGACCACGCCGGCCGCCAACGGCGAGAGCACTACATGGTCGTATCCCGATCCGCGCTGGGTGCTGGGCACCACCACGTTCGATAGCACGGGCGAGATGGACCATACCGCGGCGCTTTTGACCTACACCTCCGCTCCCTTCGCGTGCGATCGTGAATTCACCGGCCACGGCGTTTTGGTGCTGCACGCTTCCTCCGACCAGCCCGACTTCGACGTGATCGTGCGGTTGTCCACGCTCAGCGCTGCACCTGGCGGCCGGCCGCACGTGCGGATCGAAAGCCAGGGATGGCTTAGGGCCTCGCGCCGGATCGAAGATCCGGCTCTCAGCACCCCGATGCGCCCCTTCTTCAGCCATCAGCGAGCCGAGCCGGTCACTCCCGGCCAAGTCTACGAACTGCGAATCGAACTTCTGCCGATGTCCTTCCTGGTGCGGGCCGGCGAACGTCTGCGCCTTGACATCAGCAATAACGATTCGCAGGTGCTCGACGCGCCATCGACCCATTGGTACGGCTTGAAGGTGGGACGCGACACTTATCATCACGACGCGACCTATCCCTCGCGCCTGATACTGCCCGAGCGGCATCGCCAAGCAAGGACTTCCTAG
- a CDS encoding acyl-CoA dehydrogenase family protein, whose product MPNGQRVDKSLSETTTDGEARGGRARLSELVGRAKAMVPEIGARAAQAEAARRICDETIADFAAAGLFRILQPARYGGYELDYGTAQLELAAEIGQACGSSAWILTVIACHAWILGMYPLEAQEEIWGDSSETLLASALYPEHCEMERVAGGYRLAGQWKFASGVVHAQWVILGATMAQPDGKMLPLWCIVPRRDYEIIDTWFVSGLRATGSNDVRVAGSTVPEHRVLPASLLLEGSAPGAKVNPSHIFRLPLSGVFPYNLSAPAVGIARGGWQAFVQRVRDQPKRLAASRSADMDTVQLQVAEAATLIDCAYLLQARDAEELNTRARAGLAMGHEHRARYLRDLAYAAQLCLRAVDMIHYLSGAHGLFDDNPLQRAFRDLHALNAHTALQWRNMGLSFGRLSLGLPVGGPWS is encoded by the coding sequence ATGCCCAACGGCCAGAGGGTCGACAAGTCGCTGAGCGAAACAACAACAGATGGCGAAGCGCGCGGCGGGCGCGCGCGCTTGAGTGAGTTGGTCGGGCGGGCGAAGGCGATGGTGCCTGAGATCGGAGCCCGCGCGGCGCAGGCCGAAGCGGCCCGGCGAATCTGCGACGAAACCATCGCGGATTTCGCCGCGGCCGGCCTGTTCCGCATTTTGCAACCGGCGCGCTACGGCGGCTACGAGTTGGATTACGGCACCGCGCAGCTTGAGTTGGCCGCGGAGATTGGGCAGGCCTGCGGTTCTAGCGCGTGGATTTTAACCGTGATCGCGTGCCACGCTTGGATTTTGGGGATGTATCCGTTGGAGGCCCAGGAGGAGATCTGGGGCGATTCCTCCGAGACGTTACTGGCGAGTGCGCTTTACCCCGAGCACTGCGAGATGGAGCGGGTAGCGGGCGGCTACAGGCTGGCTGGGCAATGGAAGTTCGCCAGTGGCGTGGTTCATGCGCAATGGGTGATTTTGGGCGCCACGATGGCGCAGCCCGATGGCAAGATGCTGCCGCTTTGGTGCATTGTGCCGCGGCGAGACTACGAGATTATCGACACCTGGTTCGTAAGCGGCCTGCGAGCCACCGGCAGCAATGACGTCCGTGTGGCTGGATCGACTGTGCCCGAGCATCGGGTCCTCCCGGCAAGCCTTCTGCTGGAAGGCAGCGCTCCGGGAGCTAAGGTAAATCCGAGTCATATCTTCCGTCTACCGCTTTCCGGCGTGTTTCCGTACAATTTGAGCGCGCCGGCAGTGGGAATCGCGCGCGGCGGGTGGCAGGCCTTCGTGCAGCGGGTGCGCGATCAACCCAAGCGACTGGCGGCTAGCCGCAGCGCCGACATGGACACCGTGCAGCTACAGGTAGCTGAAGCCGCCACGCTGATCGATTGCGCCTACCTGCTCCAAGCGCGCGATGCCGAGGAACTCAACACGCGCGCTCGCGCCGGCCTGGCGATGGGACACGAGCATCGCGCCCGTTACCTGCGCGATCTTGCTTACGCCGCGCAATTGTGCCTGCGCGCGGTGGACATGATCCATTACTTAAGCGGCGCGCACGGCCTGTTCGACGACAACCCGCTGCAGCGCGCATTCCGCGATCTCCATGCGCTTAACGCTCACACTGCGCTTCAATGGCGCAACATGGGACTGAGCTTTGGGCGTCTGTCGCTGGGACTGCCAGTCGGCGGTCCCTGGTCGTGA
- a CDS encoding DUF1329 domain-containing protein, with translation MKRFFTSVTVLVVVVLLAGAAPAQQSQQVPVGTVITKANCQKFLANMGEVFGHLCTSSDIQTSLPVNYQIVIAPTQSYPLPPTYWEATEKYGHQVKLVPTGDGGYRMIGYVAGQPFPFSTLSTKDPLAGFKLMYDSYFQYQPAMLVYHGLQAVLFDRYGNEFTQQAMGVLYNLGHVTDQGYPLVIPNSAGSKGVFTSGYTELIYPTQLQYIGGLELDYSNPDRFPLNYAFIPSIRRVVQLSQAARCAPFVANVDFSYDDVSKAPLPITWFKAQYLGTKNIISYIVPPDRVGVVNDPSMWDIHYGVWPKAAVGGHWEMRQQMQLAVQRIPKRAAGYCYANHYIWLDKEQTVTVGWDDFDQNGKFWRGLWTYQPAKRVPGWPNAYYLEGNAWCHLNYDFNNLHSDSLIPPKDGYWYNQDTPAKYVNYPRYSDVAGLNQIVQ, from the coding sequence GTGAAACGCTTTTTCACCTCCGTAACAGTCTTAGTTGTCGTGGTCCTATTAGCCGGTGCCGCGCCAGCCCAACAGTCCCAACAAGTGCCCGTGGGTACGGTCATAACCAAGGCGAATTGTCAGAAGTTTCTCGCCAATATGGGAGAAGTGTTTGGTCATCTCTGCACCAGCAGCGACATTCAAACCAGTTTACCGGTCAATTATCAAATAGTTATTGCGCCTACGCAGTCCTATCCGCTGCCACCCACCTATTGGGAAGCAACTGAGAAGTATGGACACCAGGTCAAATTGGTGCCGACCGGCGATGGCGGCTACCGTATGATAGGTTACGTGGCGGGACAACCGTTTCCCTTCAGCACTTTAAGCACCAAGGATCCACTGGCTGGCTTCAAGCTAATGTATGATTCATATTTTCAATATCAACCCGCGATGCTGGTGTACCATGGTCTTCAAGCAGTGCTATTCGACCGTTACGGGAACGAGTTTACGCAACAGGCGATGGGGGTACTTTACAACCTTGGACACGTTACGGATCAGGGTTACCCGCTAGTTATTCCCAACAGCGCGGGCTCAAAGGGTGTGTTTACCAGCGGCTATACCGAATTGATATATCCGACGCAACTGCAGTATATCGGTGGGCTGGAGTTGGATTATTCAAATCCGGATCGATTTCCGTTGAACTACGCGTTTATTCCCAGCATCAGGCGGGTAGTGCAGTTGTCGCAGGCGGCGCGCTGCGCTCCGTTTGTAGCCAACGTTGATTTTAGCTACGACGACGTGTCCAAGGCACCGTTGCCGATTACTTGGTTTAAGGCACAATATCTTGGGACTAAAAATATTATTTCCTATATCGTTCCGCCTGATCGCGTGGGGGTGGTCAACGACCCCTCTATGTGGGACATTCATTACGGGGTGTGGCCTAAGGCGGCAGTAGGGGGCCATTGGGAAATGCGCCAGCAGATGCAGCTTGCGGTGCAGCGAATACCCAAGCGGGCGGCGGGGTATTGCTATGCCAATCATTATATCTGGTTGGATAAGGAACAGACGGTAACGGTAGGCTGGGATGATTTTGACCAAAACGGGAAGTTCTGGCGGGGGTTGTGGACGTATCAGCCGGCAAAGCGGGTGCCGGGCTGGCCTAATGCCTACTATTTGGAAGGAAACGCCTGGTGCCATCTGAATTACGATTTCAATAATCTTCACAGCGATAGTCTTATACCGCCTAAGGATGGGTATTGGTACAATCAGGATACGCCGGCCAAATACGTGAATTACCCGAGGTATAGCGACGTAGCGGGCTTAAACCAAATCGTGCAATAG
- a CDS encoding MFS transporter → MSREQRQGWLAMAGCFTLLFLGNGPFVGSSGVFLVPLVRSFHSSHAHVARVVTASLLTMGLFSLAAGWLVDWVGARLVMSLGVLAYALGYWGASSAHSLRWVTYFYAVAGVGAAFAGRVPIMVVAVNWFKERSGTASGLAMFGNSWGMTLAPLVVAWLITSYGWRVAMRGLALPLLLIGFPLCVSLIRTRPSQGQVKSAAEQLSSLAGLELRPALCTLTFWLLMIAELLFSAANAGVLYHMAIYEVGLGYGLQTAARMLSLMTIVGGVGVAAAGWLADRLGVKQLQIVTMLLMATGILSLMSASNRHIGLWGVAGCSLLYGTGGASQVTLLPILVAQTLGLRRMGSLTGIIVFLATLASAFGPILSGWIFDRSGSYLPAFALCSLLAISAALAISQVRAVEGHNRTMEATFPATL, encoded by the coding sequence ATGAGCAGAGAACAGCGGCAGGGATGGCTGGCGATGGCGGGTTGTTTCACGTTGCTGTTCCTGGGCAATGGCCCCTTCGTGGGCAGCAGCGGTGTATTTTTGGTCCCGCTGGTTAGGAGCTTTCATTCTAGTCACGCCCACGTCGCGCGGGTCGTTACCGCCAGCCTTTTGACCATGGGGCTCTTTTCCTTGGCCGCGGGGTGGCTGGTGGACTGGGTGGGGGCGCGTCTGGTTATGTCCCTGGGCGTGCTGGCCTACGCGCTGGGTTATTGGGGTGCCAGCAGTGCCCATAGTCTTCGATGGGTGACTTATTTTTATGCGGTTGCCGGCGTGGGCGCCGCATTCGCCGGCCGCGTGCCGATCATGGTGGTTGCGGTCAACTGGTTTAAGGAACGCAGCGGCACCGCCAGCGGTCTGGCGATGTTCGGCAACTCCTGGGGCATGACCCTCGCCCCGCTCGTGGTGGCTTGGCTCATCACCTCCTACGGCTGGCGCGTGGCGATGCGCGGTCTAGCCCTACCGTTGCTGCTCATCGGATTTCCCTTGTGTGTCAGCTTAATTCGCACCCGTCCCTCTCAAGGTCAGGTCAAAAGCGCCGCCGAGCAGCTTAGCTCGCTGGCTGGACTGGAGTTGCGCCCAGCCCTGTGTACCTTGACTTTTTGGCTATTGATGATCGCCGAACTTCTGTTCTCGGCCGCCAACGCCGGGGTCCTTTATCACATGGCAATCTACGAAGTGGGGCTGGGCTACGGGCTACAAACCGCGGCCCGTATGCTTAGCCTGATGACGATTGTTGGCGGCGTGGGCGTAGCCGCCGCCGGATGGCTGGCCGATCGGCTGGGCGTCAAGCAGCTTCAGATTGTTACGATGCTGCTGATGGCCACGGGAATCCTCTCCCTAATGAGCGCGAGCAACCGGCACATTGGGTTGTGGGGCGTGGCAGGCTGCTCGCTGCTTTACGGCACGGGCGGAGCCTCGCAAGTCACCCTGCTGCCGATTCTCGTGGCTCAGACTCTCGGCTTGCGTCGGATGGGCTCCCTCACTGGCATCATCGTGTTTCTGGCCACCTTGGCGTCCGCCTTTGGTCCAATTCTGTCTGGCTGGATCTTCGACCGGTCGGGCAGTTACCTGCCAGCTTTTGCGCTATGCAGTCTACTGGCCATTTCTGCTGCTCTCGCCATATCGCAAGTTCGTGCCGTGGAAGGGCACAATAGAACTATGGAGGCAACCTTTCCAGCAACGCTATAA
- a CDS encoding pentapeptide repeat-containing protein: MGRGGEQGSVRGSWLRTCGYCNTARLFPQKEKVMAEMASFVIKATDGSDLYRTGAHSLLEAVEIAVNHTKLPHADLSGCDLAGGDLYGICLIGASLKNCNLRRARLRDADLSEADLSGADLSGADLTGANLTNANFSGAKLENTKLARAKTAGAKGLSPSE; encoded by the coding sequence ATGGGACGCGGCGGCGAGCAGGGTTCTGTTCGTGGTTCGTGGCTGCGCACTTGCGGCTATTGCAATACCGCACGGCTCTTTCCACAGAAGGAGAAGGTCATGGCGGAAATGGCTTCTTTTGTCATCAAGGCGACTGACGGCAGCGACCTTTATCGCACGGGAGCCCATTCCTTGCTGGAAGCGGTGGAAATCGCTGTAAATCACACGAAATTGCCGCACGCCGATTTGTCAGGCTGCGATCTGGCCGGTGGCGACTTGTACGGCATCTGTCTGATCGGGGCCAGCTTAAAGAACTGCAATCTGCGACGTGCCCGACTGAGGGATGCCGACCTTTCCGAAGCCGATCTATCGGGGGCCGATCTATCGGGCGCAGATTTGACTGGCGCCAATTTGACCAACGCCAATTTTAGCGGGGCGAAACTGGAAAATACTAAATTAGCCCGCGCCAAGACCGCCGGCGCCAAAGGATTATCCCCAAGCGAATAA
- a CDS encoding VOC family protein: protein MAKIRHIAIMTDEPYELAEFYRDVFGMTIRETGSRKAAWVTDGYIEMALLPRETETSPKGINHFGFTLDSGEEREQVVERLKEFGCKVFSPGPGRPYAEEAARDLHGNRFDLAVDKSNGEGSGWVQGKGGGWQAMEAGRGKPMEQVQDKQAAK from the coding sequence ATGGCTAAGATCCGTCACATCGCGATAATGACTGACGAGCCCTATGAGTTGGCCGAGTTCTACCGCGACGTCTTCGGCATGACCATTCGGGAGACCGGCTCGCGCAAGGCGGCTTGGGTCACTGACGGTTATATCGAGATGGCCTTGCTGCCGCGCGAGACCGAAACGTCGCCCAAGGGGATCAATCACTTCGGCTTTACCCTGGACAGCGGCGAAGAGCGTGAGCAAGTGGTCGAGCGGCTTAAGGAATTCGGGTGCAAAGTCTTCTCGCCTGGTCCGGGGCGCCCATACGCCGAAGAAGCCGCGCGCGATTTGCACGGCAATCGCTTTGACCTTGCGGTTGACAAGAGTAACGGCGAGGGTAGCGGTTGGGTCCAAGGCAAAGGCGGCGGCTGGCAGGCAATGGAAGCGGGTCGAGGCAAGCCAATGGAGCAGGTCCAAGATAAGCAAGCCGCTAAGTAG
- a CDS encoding MFS transporter — MALPSFARTGWFIIVGCFVVTLLAVGPAIAVVGVFFLPLIKAFGWSHGQVARIAAANMLATGLLSPVAGWLVDRIGARRVMSIGLVVFGTGYIGAARTHSLWPMVAMWGLAGAGGAATGRVPIMVLMVEWFKERAGSAAGIAGAGVSFGMMLAPPLVTMLIARAGWRAATLALAIPILLIALPVVLLTVRSRPPSVDEPRLAQQPIELPGLELGPAIHTGAFWLVLLAECLFMCANLAVVVNLIIYVVELGYSPQAAAWMFSLLTLIGAPGTIVVGWLIDRWTSRRMLMGTCFLLAFGIISLMLAQSPYIHGWGVTGCVMVWGTAAGSFGTFLPLLIADTLGLRRLGTLSGLVLFIATFGTAMGPVMAGHIYDRTGSYAPAFGVALVLCLAAALMLWLVRPAEGRDVVPRPEAVAAATEV; from the coding sequence ATGGCCTTGCCGAGCTTTGCGCGAACGGGCTGGTTTATCATCGTGGGCTGCTTCGTCGTTACCTTGCTGGCGGTTGGCCCCGCTATCGCTGTGGTAGGTGTGTTCTTCCTGCCGCTGATCAAGGCCTTTGGCTGGAGCCATGGGCAGGTCGCGCGAATTGCCGCGGCCAACATGTTGGCCACCGGGCTGTTGTCGCCGGTTGCCGGCTGGCTGGTGGATCGGATAGGTGCGCGGCGAGTGATGAGTATCGGATTAGTGGTTTTTGGCACCGGCTATATCGGCGCTGCGCGCACTCACAGCTTGTGGCCGATGGTCGCGATGTGGGGCTTAGCCGGCGCCGGCGGTGCCGCCACCGGTCGCGTCCCGATCATGGTGCTGATGGTCGAGTGGTTCAAGGAACGCGCCGGCAGCGCAGCGGGAATCGCCGGCGCCGGAGTTTCCTTCGGAATGATGCTGGCGCCGCCGCTGGTGACCATGCTCATCGCACGAGCCGGATGGCGCGCCGCGACCTTAGCCTTGGCCATTCCCATCCTGCTGATTGCCTTGCCAGTGGTGTTGCTCACCGTACGCAGCCGACCGCCCAGCGTAGACGAGCCGCGGTTAGCCCAGCAACCCATCGAGCTGCCGGGCTTGGAACTTGGGCCGGCAATTCATACCGGGGCGTTTTGGCTGGTACTCTTGGCCGAATGCTTGTTCATGTGCGCCAACCTCGCAGTGGTCGTAAACCTGATCATTTATGTGGTGGAGCTGGGTTACTCACCCCAGGCCGCGGCCTGGATGTTCAGCCTGCTGACCCTGATTGGCGCGCCCGGCACCATCGTGGTGGGCTGGCTTATCGATCGGTGGACCAGTCGGCGGATGTTGATGGGCACCTGCTTTTTGCTGGCCTTTGGAATCATCAGCTTGATGCTCGCTCAGAGTCCTTACATTCATGGCTGGGGAGTAACAGGATGCGTAATGGTGTGGGGCACGGCGGCAGGTTCTTTCGGTACCTTTCTGCCCTTGCTAATTGCCGATACTTTGGGCCTGCGCCGTCTGGGTACGCTCAGCGGGCTGGTCTTGTTCATCGCGACCTTTGGCACGGCGATGGGACCAGTCATGGCAGGTCATATCTATGATCGTACCGGCAGCTATGCTCCCGCTTTTGGCGTTGCGCTGGTGCTGTGTCTTGCTGCAGCTCTGATGCTTTGGCTGGTGCGTCCGGCCGAAGGTCGCGACGTGGTACCGCGCCCCGAGGCCGTGGCAGCTGCCACCGAAGTTTGA
- a CDS encoding amidohydrolase family protein → MIIDVHAHYHPDAYIEFISGGKGQGGAFLRNLSGSGNRPGQLEARLAAMDRAGVQMQVLSAGASSPYSDKREQACAAARLVNDEYAELSQRYPQRFSAYAALPLPHLDDSLRELERALDQLGMVGAYVTASVLNQSVAAPHFVPLWEELNRRGLPLFVHPAGNSLCAPLIVEHGLTWAIGAPMEDTVITAQLIVYQIPLRYPRVKIIASHLGGALPMVLGRMDHTRPTYGTRFQLTEAPSVTARRMWYDTVAHNSLPALRCAREMFGAARLVFGSDYPLHQQDDHYRTSVNLIREADLSPGEATQILETNARALFPTLMSHANESMRDVVAKA, encoded by the coding sequence ATGATCATCGACGTTCATGCCCATTACCATCCCGACGCCTACATCGAGTTTATCAGCGGCGGCAAGGGCCAGGGCGGCGCTTTTTTGCGCAATCTGTCCGGCAGTGGCAATCGGCCCGGCCAGCTCGAAGCCCGGCTTGCGGCCATGGATCGGGCTGGGGTTCAGATGCAAGTGCTTTCCGCGGGCGCTAGCAGTCCCTATAGCGACAAGCGCGAACAGGCATGCGCGGCGGCGCGGCTGGTCAACGATGAATACGCAGAACTCAGCCAGCGCTATCCCCAGCGCTTCAGCGCATACGCTGCCCTGCCTCTGCCCCATCTCGACGATTCGCTGCGTGAGTTGGAGCGCGCGCTGGACCAATTAGGGATGGTCGGCGCATACGTGACCGCATCGGTGCTCAACCAGTCGGTCGCCGCCCCCCACTTCGTTCCGCTGTGGGAGGAACTCAATCGGCGCGGCTTGCCGCTATTCGTCCACCCCGCGGGCAACAGTCTGTGCGCGCCGCTGATTGTCGAACATGGCCTGACCTGGGCCATTGGCGCGCCCATGGAAGACACCGTCATTACCGCGCAACTCATTGTGTATCAGATTCCGCTGCGCTACCCGCGGGTGAAGATAATCGCGTCGCATCTGGGCGGGGCGCTACCGATGGTTCTGGGCCGCATGGATCATACGCGGCCTACTTACGGCACGCGCTTCCAGCTTACCGAAGCGCCCAGTGTGACCGCTCGTCGCATGTGGTACGATACGGTTGCCCATAATTCTCTGCCCGCGCTGCGTTGCGCGCGCGAAATGTTCGGCGCTGCGCGTTTGGTTTTTGGCAGCGATTATCCGCTTCATCAGCAAGATGACCATTACCGGACATCCGTAAATCTTATTCGGGAAGCCGACCTTTCGCCGGGCGAAGCGACCCAGATTCTGGAAACCAACGCGAGGGCGCTTTTCCCAACTTTGATGAGCCATGCCAATGAGAGCATGCGGGATGTAGTCGCCAAAGCATAG
- a CDS encoding acyl-CoA dehydrogenase family protein, translating to MADSIATASEAQAQSSEGAKDHLLEELVQRARSMYPRLRERAGAAERMRRLPAETMTEFAQADFFKTLQPSRYGGYELDYGTSQVRIGTELARACGSSSWVFSITACHSWIAGMFPLAAQEDVWSAGPETLLGSSFAPEQVRVEPAGGGVKLWGQWKFSSGVDFAQWVILGGLPIACPGGQPELHWCLVPLGDFRVLDTWHAAGLRATGSNDVVVEGAWVPAHRLVPARAFYEGSGPGTAANRCHIFRLPLSGCFGYNLAAPAPGIAQGALEAFCERAKNQPQRVGRPRIADNELNQLQVAEAAVMIECASWLLLRDARDLNDTARRGQPINPAMRALNRRDLAYAGQLCLRAVDLINSMSGAHGIDEDNPVQRSFRDLHALTAHIGMQWRNAAGDGQYRMGQTIREGW from the coding sequence ATGGCTGATTCAATCGCGACCGCATCCGAGGCGCAGGCACAGAGCAGCGAAGGCGCCAAAGACCATTTGCTGGAGGAGCTGGTCCAGCGCGCGCGCTCAATGTATCCGCGATTGCGAGAGCGTGCCGGAGCAGCCGAACGGATGCGCCGGCTGCCGGCCGAGACCATGACGGAATTCGCTCAAGCCGATTTCTTCAAAACGCTTCAGCCCTCTCGCTACGGCGGTTACGAGTTGGATTATGGTACCAGCCAGGTACGTATCGGCACCGAATTGGCGCGCGCCTGTGGCTCCAGCTCCTGGGTATTTTCGATCACGGCCTGCCACAGTTGGATTGCGGGCATGTTTCCGCTCGCCGCCCAAGAAGACGTTTGGAGTGCGGGACCGGAAACTTTGCTGGGCAGTTCTTTTGCTCCCGAGCAAGTCCGCGTCGAGCCAGCCGGCGGCGGTGTAAAACTGTGGGGACAGTGGAAATTTTCCAGCGGGGTGGACTTTGCGCAATGGGTAATCCTGGGAGGATTGCCAATCGCATGCCCTGGCGGCCAGCCTGAATTGCATTGGTGTCTGGTGCCGTTAGGCGATTTTCGCGTGCTTGACACCTGGCATGCGGCGGGCCTACGCGCCACCGGCAGCAATGACGTGGTGGTCGAAGGCGCTTGGGTGCCCGCGCATCGGCTGGTCCCGGCGCGCGCTTTCTACGAGGGCAGCGGCCCGGGAACTGCGGCCAACCGCTGCCATATCTTTCGCTTGCCGCTTTCGGGCTGTTTTGGCTACAACCTCGCGGCTCCCGCGCCGGGGATCGCGCAGGGCGCGCTGGAGGCTTTCTGCGAGCGCGCCAAGAATCAGCCGCAACGGGTCGGTCGCCCGCGCATCGCCGATAACGAACTCAACCAGTTGCAGGTGGCAGAAGCGGCTGTGATGATCGAATGCGCGAGCTGGCTCTTGCTGCGCGACGCCCGCGATCTCAACGATACCGCGCGACGCGGGCAGCCGATCAACCCCGCAATGCGCGCGCTCAATCGGCGCGATTTGGCTTATGCCGGCCAGCTTTGCCTGCGTGCCGTCGACCTAATTAATTCCATGAGCGGTGCGCACGGGATCGACGAAGACAATCCGGTGCAGCGCTCCTTCCGCGACCTTCACGCCTTAACCGCGCATATTGGAATGCAATGGCGCAACGCTGCCGGCGATGGGCAGTATCGGATGGGCCAGACGATTCGCGAAGGCTGGTAG